The stretch of DNA CAGCCGTCATACCGGCGACCTGTTCTGCACAGTGGTCGTCGAAACACCGGTACGGCTCGACAAACACCAGCGCGAATTGCTCGAGCAGTTCGAGGCGACCTTCGCAGACGCCGAGGAAGCGAAGAAACATTCGCCGCGCAACAGCGGCTTCGTGGAAGGCGTGAAGCAGTTCTGGGCGAAAATGACGGGTTGAGATTCGGGATCCGGGATTTGTGGATTGCGGATTCGGGTTGAAGGCTCGGGATTTCGGACTCACCGCTTTCGCCGTCATTCCGGGGCCACGCACGGCGCGGAACCCGGAATCTGCTTTCGGACCGTTGTGTCTTGGCAGGCGGATTCCGGATCACCACGGTCGCGTCGTCCGGAATGGCGGCCCTTGTAAGCTTTGCAGCGTCGCCTGCACGCAGGCTCCTACCGGGTCGCCTGACTGTGAATCATCCACTCCAACTCGCCATCAATGGCGCCAGCGGCCGCATGGGCCGCGCATTGCAAGCATTGCTGTCCGGCGACGCCCGGTTCGAGCTGGCCGCCTCGATCCACGCATCGGACGAATGGCGCGGCACGCCGAAGCTGGACGTTGTGATCGATTTCAGCGCACCGACAGGATTCGATGCGGCGCTCGCGCACTGCGTGGCATATCGCATTGCATTCGTTAGCGGCACCACTGGACTCGATGCCGCGCAACGCGCGGCATTGATTGAAGCGGCGCACACCATCCCTGTGCTGCACGCCGCCAATTTCAGTCTCGGCATCGCGGTGCTGACTCGCGCGCTGCGAGAGGCCGCCGCGGCGCTGCCCGATTGGGATCTCGAAATCATCGAAGCCCACCACACGCGCAAGGTCGACGCGCCGTCGGGCACCGCACTGGCGCTGGGGCGTGTCGCCGCCGAGGCGCGCAGGCAGGACTTTGATGAGGTTGCCGTGCTGTCACGTGAAGGCCATGTCGGTGCGCGGCCAGACCGTGCAATCGGCTTCGCCACGATTCGTGCGGGCGATATCGTGGGCGAGCACATCGCATTGCTTGCGACGATGGGCGAGCGTCTCGAACTTTCGCACCGCGCCACCGATCGCAGCATTTTCGTGCGTGGTGCGCTGGCAGCCGCGGCTTGGCTCGCAGGCAAGTCGAGTGGCTGCTATTCGCTGGACGACGTGATCGATGCTCGGGCTTGACGGGGCGGCTTGTCATGCCCACTGACGATCTCAACCCGGCGGCTTCCTCCACGATTCGTGGCCGTACGCGATGCGCCATCCTTCGGGCGTGCGCCGCCAGATGTAGGTCACGACGAAGTCGCTGCTGCCGGTCTTCCCGTCCGCAGACGTCCAACGCGACACCAGCGGCCACGTCACGACTTCGACATCGCGGTCCAGAGCCAGGATTCCGGGCGTGCCGTTCTGCGCATAGGTGAATTTTGTGGCGCTCCTGCTTTTGCTCCACCACTTCAACTGCTGCGCACGCAGCGCATCCCAGCCCTGGATGACCTCCCCATTGAACGCGAACGCCAGGCTTTGAGTGTGCTCCATCGGCGCCATGAACGCGTCGGTGTCGTGCGAGTTGGCGGCAGCCAGCATCTTCGACATGATCGGGCTAATGGCTTGCTCCGCCGGTAATGAAGCGGATTGCGCGCAGACGCCTCCCGCAAACACGCCAACGCAAATCATCGCAACAATTGAAACGATCTTTTCCATTGTGTTTTCTCCTCGGACGTGAGGAAGTTCAAGGTTTGCATGATGCCGCGTAAGCCGCGACATCGATCATCTCCGGCACGGTCAAACGTGATGCTTCCGCACGCATCGGCGCGGCGGCGGGTTCGCGGCGTTTGCCCTCGCGGAACAGGATCAGCTCGCGTGCAATGTAAGTCGGCGAGCGGCCGGCCAGCGGCGGCACGATGCCGATGCCAGGCATGGTCCGGCCTTCCAGTGTCGCGCCGTGGCACGACTCGCAGGATGCCACTGCGCCTTTGCCTTTCATGGCGATCACTGCACCACGCGCGATGCTTCCGGGGGGCACGTATGCCACATATCCGACGCGCGTGGCGCTGTACTCGTAGTCATTGAAATTCGTGGGTGTTTCGATGATGCGATCGCCTATCGGTTCGCGCGCGCCACTCTTGTCCGGCGCCAGCACGAAGTCCTTCCAGTGTGTCCTGGGCACGCTCGCGGTTTCGATCACGTGTACGCGCGAGACGAACGGCATCCCGGAAAAATAGTCGACGGCTTGTTGCAGATCATCGGTCGTGAGCGCGCGCGCCTCATCGACCATGTCGCCCGCGGTTTTCGGCCCGCCCATGCCGCGCTGGCCGGAGCGGAACGCCGCGATCTGTTCCAGGATGTACGCCTTCGGCAAGCTGTCCAGCGTTGCCGTGGCGGGCACGCCCGCGCCGCTGATCCTATGGCACAGGGCGCAGGGACGCGTGGGCTTGCGGCCTACCTTCACGATCTGCGGGGCCGGCGGATGATCCTGCGGAAACCAGTCCGCGTCGTGCATGCCCTTCATCTGCGCCTCGGTGTAACTGACCGTGCTGCCGGTCACGTGCAGCACCTTGTCTGGATCGGGCTTGGGCTTCGGCGTGTGCGGGTCACGCGGCGGTGGAAGTACGCATGACAACCCCCAACGGGAAGCACGATGGCGGAGCACGCAAAACATCCGGGCGGCCGATCGGCCGCCCGGATGTACCTTGCGCTTACTTGCCGGCGGTATAGCTGAGGTCGGCGTTGTACCTGTCGAAGTGGTCGGGGGCCTTCGCGATCGAATCGCCGAGCGATTTGCGCAGCGCATCCGTGTCGGCCTGGCCATACACGCTGGCCACCATCTTCCACAACGCGGGATTGGGCTCGGTGCCCACGTCCGCCCAGTCCTTGCTCCGGATCACCAGGATATAGTCGGGCGCGTCGTCACCACCGCCCTCGATCCGCATGGTGGTCCAGTAGTGCGGCCATTTGGCCTTGGCCGCCGCTGCGGTGATTTTCTTGACCGCATCGGTGAAGGCCGCGTCGGCGTCATGCCCCGGCTTCAACGTGTAGTCGATCACGTGCAGGATCGGCGGAGGCGTTTGCTTGCGCCAACCCGCGGGCAGGTGGGTCATGTCAGGCAGCATCACCATGAACGCACTGCTTTCGCCCTTGAGGTGCGGGTTGCTCTGCGCGTGCCAGACCGCGTCGCAGGGCTTTGCCTCGGCGTCGAGGCTGTCCAGTTCGGCCCACGTCATGGGCCCCACGTCGGCCGAATACATGTAGTCATTGCCGGTTTCATGCGTCACTGTCGGCTCGCTGAATTTGACGTGGTGCTCCTGCAGGCACTGGTTGTAGGCCTTGACGCCCGCCTCGTACGCCTGCTGCTGGGCGGGGGCAACGGTATCGGTGTAGTCCCGCCAGACGACCGCCTTGTCCGAATCTGCCGCAAAGGCACTTCCGACAGCGCTTGCCACAAGCGCTGCAACCACACACGCAGTCAGAACCTTCATACATCCTCCGAACATGATTGAGGTCGACGTGCAGCCATCCTCGGCTCCCCGGTCGGACGAAGTGGGGGTGGGCGGCTTCGCGTGGCCGCCAGAATGCACTCGGCGGATTACTTGCCGGCGATGTAGCTCAATTCGGCGTTGTACTTGTCGAAGTGATCGGACATCTTCGCGATTGAATCGTCGAGCGATTTGCGAATCGTTTTGGTCTCGGCTTGTCCGTAGGCATTCGCGACCATCTGCCAGTAATACGGCCACTTCGTATTGTCGGCAGCCGCCGCGTGCGAATTGGCGACGCCGGGGAAGGCAAATGCCACAACCGCACACGCCGTCAAAACCTTCATAACCCCTCCGAGCATCTCGACGTGGCTTTGCCACGAGCTCGTCAGCGCACGTCCCCGAACGTGACGCACGTCACATTACGCCGCGCTGGAACGCCGGTACAAGGGCTTGAAAATGCACGGAATCCCCCACTGGTGGGGGCGAAAACGATGCTTCCGCGGGCCTGGCGGCCCAGCCGAATTCGCCTGGGATCAATCCCGATGCGCGGCGTTGCGGTCGCGGCCGGCGCCGAATTTTTTGTCGAGCCTGCCTGCGATCTTCTTGAAGAAGCGGGTCGCGACGCCGCGCTGTGTCTTGCGCAGCTTTTCTTCCTCGCTGGTCAGCCATGCGACCTGGATCACGCGGCGTTCGCCCTCATAGGGCAGGTGGCCGTGGAAGGAATTGTCGGCACGCTTGAAGATCACGAACTCGCCGTACAGCGGCTTCACTTCCGGCGCGATCGCGGTGTCGATGTCGTCGATCTTCGCAAGGAAGCGCAGGCAGCCGTCGCTGGTGTCATGCCAGTTCGGGTTGAGGTACAGGAGCGCGGTCGCGACCTTGGATTTGCTGTCGGTATGGATGGTGCCGTGGCGCTTGTTGAGATGCCGGCAGATCGTCACCAGCGTCGGAAATTGCCCCAGGTTGCCGATGCCGAGCTTGGCGCCGACCGTGCTGGCGAATGCGGGCGAAGTCAGTGCATCGACCAACGCGCGGATCGATGGTCCGCATTCCTGTTCGTCGTAGGGGAAAAATCCCGCGCCCGAGTATTTCGGAAAGTCGCGTTCCAGATCGGTGCGCGATTGTTCGGGAAGCTGCCCGTGCGCGATCATGAACGGAAACGGATCGCTGCGGATCAGCGTATCCGGGCGATCGAGGCGGGCGGGATCGAGCAGGGTTGCGGCGAGCATGGGATTCGTCCTTGCGGTGCGCGCATTGTATCGCCGGTGTCATGCTGGGCCGTGAATACCAAGCGCGATTCTGCTAACATTGCGACTTGCCTGAATCACTGATCCCCAAGCCCGTTTCCGCGCGGCTTGTGGGTCAACTTGCATCCGGAATCCGCCCATGCCGACGCCCGCCTTGCTCGCCCTCGCCGATGGAACCCTCTTTCACGGCGAGGCCGTCGGGGCGGCGGGTGCGACGGTCGGCGAGGTGGTGTTCAACACCGCGATGACGGGATACCAGGAAATCCTGACCGACGCATCGTATGCACAACAGATCGTCACGCTGACCGCGCCACACGTGGGAAACACCGGTTGCAATGCGCCCGACGAGGAATCCGGCAAGGTGCAGGCGGCAGGACTGATCGTGCGCGACGTGCCGCGCCTCGCTTCCAACTGGCGCAGTACCGAATCGCTGCAGGACTACCTGAAGCGCCATGGCATCGTGGCGATCGCCGACATCGATACGCGCAAGCTTACCCGCATCCTGCGCGACAGGGGCGCGCAACACGGCTGCATCGTGGCGGGCGGATCGATCGATGCCGACGACGCCATCGCGAAGGCACGAGCATTCCCCGGATTGAATGGCGTCGATCTCGCCAAGGTGGTCAGCATCCATGAACGCCAGCCGTGGCCGGAAGGCAACTACGACCTCGATGCGCAGGCGTTTCGCAAGCCTGTCGCGAAGTACAAGGTGGTCACCTATGACTACGGCGTGAAGCGCAACATCCTGCGCCTGTTGGTGGAACAGGGTTGCGAGGTGACGCTGGTTCCGGCGCAGACACCCGCCAGCGACGTGCTTGCGCTGAAGCCCGACGGCATTTGCCTCTCCAATGGTCCCGGTGATCCCGCGGCCTGCGACTATGCGGTCGAGGCCACGCGCAAATTCCTGGACGCGAAGATCCCGCTGTTTGGCATCTGCCTTGGCCATCAGTTGATGGGCCTCGCGCTCGGCGCGAAGACGCTGAAGATGCCCTTCGGCCATCATGGGGCGAATCATCCGGTGAAAGATCTCGATGATGGCCGTGTGCTGATCACCTCGCAGAACCACGGCTTCGCGGTCGATTCCGCCACGCTGCCGTCCAACGTGCGCACCACCCACGTCTCGCTGTTCGACGGCTCGTTGCAGGGTTTCGCACTCACCGACCGTCCCGCATTCTGTTTCCAGGGACATCCCGAGGCGAGTCCGGGGCCGCATGACATCGGTTACCTGTTCCAACGATTCGCGAAGCTGATGCAGGAGGCTCGCTGATGCCCCGCCGCACCGACCTCAAAACCGTCCTGATCATCGGCGCCGGCCCGATCGTGATCGGCCAGGCCTGCGAATTCGACTACTCGGGCGCGCAGGCCTGCAAGGCGCTGCGCGAGGAAGGCTATCGCGTGGTGCTGGTGAATTCGAACCCGGCCACGATCATGACCGATCCCGAGATGGCCGATCGGGTCTACATCGAGCCGATCAACTGGCGCACGGTCGAGCGCATCATCGAGAAGGAAAAACCCGACGCGCTGTTGCCGACGATGGGTGGGCAGACCGCGCTGAACTGCGCGCTGGAACTGGCCGATCACGGCGTGCTGGAAAAACACGGCGTCGAACTGATCGGCGCTTCGCGCGATGCGATCCGCATGGCCGAGGACCGCGAGCTGTTCCGCAACGCGATGGACGAGATCGGGCTGGAATCGCCGAAGTCGGCGATCGCGCGTACGCTGGAAGAGGCCCGCGAGGGCCAGGCCGCGCTTGGCTTTCCGTGCATCGTGCGCCCGTCGTTCACCTTGGGCGGCACCGGCGGCGGCATCGCCTACAACGTCGAGGAATTCGAGCGGATCGTCACGCGCGGGCTGGAACTGTCGCCCGTGCACGAAGTCCTGATCGACGAGTCGGTGCTGGGCTGGAAGGAGTTCGAGATGGAAGTGGTCCGCGACCGCGCGGACAACTGCATCATCGTGTGCTCGATCGAGAACTTCGATCCGATGGGCGTGCACACCGGCGACTCGATCACCGTGGCACCCGCGTTGACGCTGACCGACAAGGAATACCAGCGCCTGCGTAATGCCTCCATTGCGGTACTGCGCAAGATCGGCGTCGACACCGGCGGCAGCAACGTGCAGTTCGGCGTGAATCCCGCCGATGGCCGCGTGGTGGTGATCGAGATGAATCCACGCGTGTCGCGTTCATCCGCACTCGCCTCTAAAGCGACGGGGTTCCCGATTGCGAAAGTGGCGGCCAAACTCGCGGTCGGCTACACGCTGGATGAACTCAAAAACGAGATCACCGGCGGCAAGACGCCGGCGTCGTTCGAGCCGAGCATCGATTACATCGTCACCAAGATCCCGCGCTTCGCGTTCGAAAAGTTTCCGGCCGCCGACCCGCACCTGACCACGCAGATGAAGTCGGTGGGCGAAGTGATGGCGATCGGCCGCACCTTCTCCGAATCGCTGCAGAAGGCGCTGCGTGGACTCGAGACAGGTCATGACGGCCTGAATGCCGGCGGCATCGACTGGAAGACGCCGGAGGGCATGGAATCACTGAAGCGCGAGCTGCGCCAGCCCGGCCCCGAACGCATCTTCCACCTTGGCGATGCATTCCGCGCGGGACTGTCGCTGGAAAACGTGCACGACCTGTGCAAGATCGATCCATGGTTCCTTGCGGCGATCGAGGACATCATCGCCAGCGAAGCCGATGTACGCGCCGGGGGCATGCGTGCGCTGGACGCCGCGCGGATGCGCGAGTTGAAACGCATGGGTTTTTCCGATTCGCGGCTCGCGGCCCTGCTGCAATCGGACGAGCGCGCGGTGCGACACTTGCGCCACACGCTGGACGTGCGTCCGGTGTACAAGCGCGTGGATTCGTGTGCGGCCGAGTTCGCCACCACCACCGCGTACATGTATTCGACCTACGAGGAAGAGTGCGAGGCCGATCCGACCGACCGCAAGAAGATCATGGTGCTGGGTGGCGGCCCCAACCGCATCGGGCAGGGCATCGAATTCGATTACTGCTGCGTGCACGCGGTGCTGGCGCTGCGCGAGGATGGTTTCGAAACCATCATGGTGAATTGCAATCCGGAAACGGTTTCCACCGACTATGACACCTCGGATCGCCTGTATTTCGAACCGGTGACATTGGAAGACGTGCTGGAAATCATGGACAAGGAAAAGCCGGCGGGCGTGATCGTGCAGTACGGCGGCCAGACGCCGCTGAAGTTGGCGCGTGCGCTGGAAGCCGCGGGCGTGCCGATCATCGGCACCTCTTCCGATTCGATCGACCTGGCCGAAGATCGCGAACGCTTCCAGCAATTGATCGACAAGCTGCACCTGAAGCAACCGCCGAACCGCATCGCGCACACCGCCGAGGAGGCGATGGTGCTGGCGCGCGAACTCGGCTATCCGCTGATCGTGCGGCCGAGCTACGTGCTGGGCGGTCGCGCGATGGAAGTGGTGCACGCGTACGAGGACCTCTCACGCTACATCCGCGACGCCGTGCGGGTATCCGACAAATCGCCGGTGCTTCTGGACCGCTTCCTCGACAACGCGGTCGAGGTGGACGTGGATGTGGTCGCCGACGCCGATGGGAACGTGCTGATCGGCGGCATCATGCAGCACATCGAGGAAGCCGGCATTCACAGCGGCGATTCCTCCTGCGTGCTGCCTTCCGTTGATCTTTCCGCCGAAGTGCTCGCCACCTTGCGCGAGTACACCTTCCGCCTGGCGCGCGCACTGAAGGTCATCGGCCTGATGAACGTGCAGTACGCCATTCAGAAGCACAACGGCGATTCCAAGGTCTTCGTGCTGGAAGTGAATCCGCGCGCCTCGCGCACCGTGCCCTATGTTTCGAAAGCGACTGGCGTGCCGCTGGCCAAGATTGCCTCGCGCCTTATGACCGGGCGCAAACTCCGCGAATTTTTGCCCGCCAACATCGAGCGCGCCGCCGATCTCGATACCGGTGCTTGCTTCTACGTCAAGTCGCCGGTGTTTCCGTGGTCGAAGTTTCCCGGCGTCGACACCGTGCTCGGCCCTGAGATGAAATCCACGGGAGAGGTCATGGGCACGGCCGACAACTTCGGAGAAGCTTTCGCCAAGGCCCAGCTTGCCGCCGGCAACCGTCTGCCCACGCGCGGCACCGTCTTTATCAGCGTCACCGACCGCGACAAGCCGCAAGTGGTAGACATTGCCCGCCGCTTCGTGGGCCTCGGCTTCAAGCTGGTTGCCACCACCGGTACTGCACTCGTTGTGGAAGAGGCCGGACTGATTGTCGAGCGCGTCTTCAAGGTGAAAGAAGGACGGCCCAACGTGGTCGATCTGCTCAAGGGTGATCGCATTCAGCTGATCATCAACACGCCGCACGGCGCCGAGCCCTGGTTCGACGAAAAATCCATTCGCCGCGCCGCAGTCACTCACCAAGTGCAGTGCATCACTACCCTGGCAGCGGCTCGTGCCGCCGCCGACGGCATCGCTGCCCTGCAACAGGGCCAAACCAACGTCCGCGCCCTCCAGGCCCTTCACGCCCAGCACGCCGCCATGCGCTAGGCTCAGGCCTGCTTCACACGCTGCGACGGTTTCGTCACCGCATGAAGCATGCGGCACTACCTCACCAGGCCAGGTGACGAGCGTCATAGTGCCGGCGGACATGCCGGTGAACACTGTATCCCTGCCGCTGATGGCCATGGCACCGGAGGCCCGCGTTGGATTTGCACCTGACACCCGAGGAACGAGAGTTGCTGCGCGAAACGCTCGAGGAGCGCCAGCGCGACCTGGTACAGGAAATCGCGCATACTGGACCTCACTTCCGCCAGGTACTGCGCACGAAAGAGAAGGTCCTGGAATCATTGCTCGCGAAAGTCGCCGGCGAGTTGGTAACGGAAGAATGAACGCGCTATTCTTGTAAGGCCGGCGCAAGCTCGAAACTATCGCAACGGAAACGGACCCCATGCTCTTGCACGGAATCTTTCCTCCCATCACCACGCCGTTCTATCCCGACGGCGACGTGTACTACAAAAAGCTCGAATCCAACGTTGACCGCTACTCGCGCTCGCCGGTCGCGGGACTGGTCGTGCAGGGCTCGACCGGCGAAGCCATCCTGCTCAGCGACCAGGAGCGCCGCGACGTGCTCAAGGCCGCGATGGAAGCGGCTGCCCCGAACAAAGTGATGATCGCCGGAACCGGGATCGAGTCCGCCATCGAAACCCTGCGCCTGACCGAGTACGCGGCCAAGCTTGGATACGACGCGGCCATGGTGCGCACGCCGCATTACTACAAATCGCAGATCAACCGGCCGCAGAACATGCTGGCCTTCTATCGCACCGTCGCCGACCGCTCACCGCTGCCCATTATCATCTACAACTTCCCCCAGGCCACCGGCTACGACATGCCCGCGGAAGTGGTGATCCAGCTCGCCGAGCACTCCAACATCATCGCCATCAAGGAATCCAGCGGATCTATCGAGAAGGTGCAGCAGATGGTCGCGCACACGCGTCACATCAAGCGCACCGCTGCCGTAACTGAAGTCCAGGAGGCGGTCACCGGACGCATGAAGAAAGCGGCCGAGGCCGCCGCGAGTTCCGGCAGCCTACCGATCTCGGGCCAGTCGTCCTCCGCCGCGGTCGCCGTGGTCGGCGGGCTCAAGACGCGGCAGAAGGAAGTCGGCTTCCAGGTGATGGTGGGCGCGGCCCAGAAACTGGAACCGTCGCTTGCGGTCGGCGCCGTGGGCGCTATCCTTGCCCTTGCCTGCCCCGCTCCTACCGCCTGTTTCGAGATCTATGCCGCCTGGAAAGAGATGAATGAAAAGGTTGCGCGCGAGAAGCAGGAGCGCATCGCCGAAGCGGCCGTGAAAGTCGTCGGCGAGATGTCGATTGCCGGCGTGAAGTACGCCATGGACCTGAATGGCTACTACGGCGGTCCTGTCCGTTTGCCGCTGCTGTCGCTGAACGCGGAAGAGAAAGCAACGGTCGAGAAGCTGATGGAGAATGTCAAGAACTAGGTGTCGGCCCTTCGGCTGTCGGTTAAGAGAAAGCAACCGCGGATTAGCGCGGATACACGCGGATGGGAAGAAAGATCCGCCAAGATCCGTATGAATCCGCGGTTTCACTTGCTAACCGCAACCTCGGAAACCTGAGTTCAGGCAATTCTTTTCCGCTTGCGGTTCGGGCTGGTTACGTGCACGGAGCGCGAGCGCCCGCCTTCTGCGCCGGCTTTCACCTCGCCGGGTTCTTCGAACATTTCGTCGATGTCGGGCGCTTTGCGCGCCGGATGCCCGTGAAGATCGGGGACTTGTGCAGACTGTCCGCTCCGACCCTGATCCCGGCCCTGCTGTTGTTGACGCCCCTGCTGGCTGCCGGACTTCTGGCGTTGGCCATCTCCGCCGCGCTGCTGCTGCTCGCCGCGACGGTTCTGTTCCGGATGCATGGACAGCGGATGTGTGCCCGGATCCTCGCCTTCGGTCTCGCCGGTGTGCGGGTCCACGATGTAAAGAAGATCGACGAGGTCGGTGGCGTGCTCTTCCTCATCCTTGAGAATGCCCTCGACCATGACGCGGGTGGTTGGATCCTTGTCGCCGAAAAAGCGGATCATCTCGGCGTAAACCTCGATCACCACGCGCTCGGCGATCAGGTCTTCGCGGATCATGTCGGCCAGGGTTTCGCCCTCGATGTACTGCGAGGCGGAACGCTGCAGCAGCGTCTGCGGGCTGAAGTCGGGTTTGCCGCCTAGTTGCGAGATGCGTTCGGCGATCTGGTCGGCGTGTTCGCGCTCGGCGTCGGCGTGCTCCTTGAATTCGTTGGCGACAGCCTTGCCGTGCACCCCGGTGGCCATGAAGTAGTGGTGCATGTAACGGAGCACGCAGACGATCTCGGTGGCCAGGGCCTCGTTGAGAATGGTAATGACGCGGTCTTTGTCCAGACCGTAGGATGCGGTGACCGGACCTTCTTCGATCTTGCGCATGGCGCGCTGGCGAATTTCTTCAACGTCCCGGATGAACAGTGGCATGGAAATCCTCGCTTGCCGGGAATGGGATGGGGAGCGCCGGCGGTTGCTTAGATTCGCAATGTTAGGTGAGTCGTTGTGTGGAAAAGGAGGCAATTGCAATCGAAATCGGCCAGCGATTCCCAAAAGCGGCTGGAGTTGGGCAGCGGCAATCCGGCAGCATCTTGCACAGGGAAAAGGCATCCAATACTATTGATAACGAACGTCCGTTCGAGTCCGGAGTTGATGATGGCCCCCCGGAAAAGCAGCCGCGCTTCCCGCCTCCGCCGGGAGCAGAATGGCGAAACCCGTTTCGACCGCCGCCTGGGGGAGATCCTCGGCTTTGCCACCGATGTCTTTTACACCAAGGGCTACGAAGGGGCGTCGATGCGCGACCTGTCGCGCGCCAGCGGCATGTCGCTGGCCGGGCTCTACTACTACTTTGAATCCAAGGAAAAGCTGCTCTACCTGATCCAGAAGGAAACCTTCGGCACGATCATGGGACAGCTGCGGGCGCGTTTGCAGGATGTGACCGATCCGGAAGAGCGGGTCCGGGTCTTCATTCACAACCACCTCGAATACTTCCTCGCCAACCTGAAGGCCATGAAGGTGCTGTCGCACGAGGACGAGGCGCTGGGCGGACCGCTGGGCGCCGAGATCGCAGCCATGAAGCGCGAGTACTACATCATCATTCGCGGGCTGGTCGAAGACCTGCGGCGCAGCAAGGGCAAGGGCTTCAACGGCGGAATCTCGTCGCGGGTGGCGGCGGTGAGCTTGTTCGGCATGATGAACTGGATTTACACCTGGCACAATCCGCGCCGGGACGCAGGCCCGCAGGAACTGGCGAAATCCATGGCCGACATCTTCCTGCGCGGGCTGCTGGGGAGCAACACTTCCAAGCCGGTCTCAGTGGGGGACACGGCGACAGCGAAACCGGCTGAACGCGGGCAGCGCTCCGCGTCATCCAATATCTGAACTGATCGCGAGCAGCAAAAGGAGCTTTAGGATGGCGAGCACCACTCAGACGGCTGAGGGCACGAAACCGCTTATTCACTACCGCAACGACGGCGGCGTGGGCATCATCACGCTGGACGATCCGCCGGCGAACACCTACACCTACGAAATGAACCGGCAGCTGGACGACGCCATCCTGAAGGCGCGCATGGATAACGACGTCTATGTGATCGTGCTGACCGGGTCGGGCGACAAGTTTTTCTCCGCCGGCGCCAACATCAAGATGTTGGCCAGCGTGGATCCGACGTTCAAGTACTACTTCTGCCTGCACGCCAACGAGACACTGCTGCGGCTGGAACACACGCCGAAGCTGGTCATCGCCGCGCTCAACGGACACACCGTCGGAGGCGGACTGGAAATCGCCATGGCCGCCGACCTGCGCATCGCGCGGCGCGACGCGGGCAAGATCGGGCTGCCGGAGGTCAACCTCGGGGTGCTGCCCGGAACCGGGGGAACGCAACGGCTGTCGCGCCTGGTCGGCAAGTCGAGGGCGATCGAGCTGATCGTCACCGGCAACACGTTCTCGTTTGAAGAGGCCAAGGAGATGGGCATCATCAACGACATCTTCGAGCGCGATAACTTCATGGAGAACGTGCTGGAGTACGCGCGCCAGTTCTGCCCGCCCAACAAGGCCGCCAAGGCGGTGGGCAACATCAAACGCTCCATCCAGACGGGATGGGAGATTCCGATGGAGTCGGCGCTGGCCGTCGAGCGCGAGCTGCAGGCGCTGCTGTTCAATAGCCAGGACGCAAAGGAAGGGCTGAACGCATACGTGGAGAAGCGGCCGGCGGAATTTAAAGCGAAATAGCTCTCGGCCATCGGCCATCGGCTATCGGGTTGCGAGTTTCAGCCCGATGGCCGACTGCCGAGCGCCGGCGGCGGAGTCTTTATGACGACTGCAATGCAGACGAAGATCGAGCCTGGAAAGCTGCTCATCGGCGGCGAGTGGAGGGATGCGGCAAACCGCAAGACATTCGAGACCTGCAATCCCGCAACGGGCGAGGTGCTGACCACGGTTGCCGAGGCCAGCGCCAGCGACGTCGATGCGGCGGTGCAGGCGGCGCGCAAGGCTTTCGACGACATGAGCGGTTCGTGGCGGAAGATGTCGGGCAGCGAGCGCGGGCGCGTGCTCTGGAAGATATCCGAGCTGGTGGAAAAGCACATCGACGAGCTGGCGGAGCTGGAGACGCTCGACAACGGCAAGCCGATTTTCGAATCCCGCTACGTGGA from Terriglobales bacterium encodes:
- a CDS encoding enoyl-CoA hydratase/isomerase family protein; the encoded protein is MASTTQTAEGTKPLIHYRNDGGVGIITLDDPPANTYTYEMNRQLDDAILKARMDNDVYVIVLTGSGDKFFSAGANIKMLASVDPTFKYYFCLHANETLLRLEHTPKLVIAALNGHTVGGGLEIAMAADLRIARRDAGKIGLPEVNLGVLPGTGGTQRLSRLVGKSRAIELIVTGNTFSFEEAKEMGIINDIFERDNFMENVLEYARQFCPPNKAAKAVGNIKRSIQTGWEIPMESALAVERELQALLFNSQDAKEGLNAYVEKRPAEFKAK